The following are from one region of the Arachis duranensis cultivar V14167 chromosome 10, aradu.V14167.gnm2.J7QH, whole genome shotgun sequence genome:
- the LOC107470885 gene encoding protein SOB FIVE-LIKE 4 has product MDPHQHEMKGDASEEECYSSSESGWTMYIGSPMDDDHDDDDDDDDDSMASDASSAPTHYYPLQEAQEEQQQHDLNDDDENNHCLVSKAKKKPVEQEEEKKKKREEEEN; this is encoded by the coding sequence ATGGATCCACATCAGCATGAGATGAAGGGAGATGCATCAGAAGAAGAATGTTACAGCAGCAGTGAATCTGGATGGACCATGTACATAGGGTCCCCCATGGATGATgaccatgatgatgatgatgatgatgatgatgattccaTGGCTTCTGatgcttcatctgctccaactCATTATTATCCACTTCAAGAAGCTCAAgaggaacaacaacaacatgatctcaatgatgatgatgagaacaACCATTGCTTAGTCAGCAAAGCAAAGAAGAAACCagtagaacaagaagaagaaaagaagaagaaaagggaggAAGAGGAGAATTAA